In Siniperca chuatsi isolate FFG_IHB_CAS linkage group LG24, ASM2008510v1, whole genome shotgun sequence, the DNA window GTGTTCATCATAGAGTTGAAATTCTATGTAGGTTCAGGCTGAAGAGAGAAAATGGTTGAGTCATTAGTATTGGTCTCTTAAAAAACCCCACAGATAAGTGATGGTAATTTTGTACAGTGGGACAAAGATCACATAATATGCACATTTAACATTGGCTCGTTAATGTTCTGCTCCTGCAGAGATTCAAACCGCTCGCTGGATATATTCGACGAGAAGAAGCACCCTCTAACGGTGAGTTGAGGTGTTTGATTGCGTGAAGCGCTGATATTTACTGTTCGCTCTGTGTTGATTACTAACGATGATGACTCTCTCTCCAACAGCGAGAAAAGGTTCCAGATGACTACTCTGTGGTAGACCCCGAACACAAACTCATCTACCGCTTCATACGAACGCTCTTCAGCTCCGCGCAGCTCACTGCTGAGTGCGCCATCGTCACTCTGGTAAGTTTGCAACACCAGATTTGCATTCCAAGAGTCTGATAAATGATTAGAATAAATAATATActattatgtgtgtatattgcCTGTGTGAACGGATGGTTGCTTTGTTAGGTCTACCTGGAAAGGCTGTTGACATACGCTGAGATGGACATCTGTCCGTGTAACTGGAAGCGAATTGTTCTCGGTGCCATCCTGCTGGCCTCCAAGGTCTGGGACGACCAGGCCGTGTGGAACGTCGACTACTGCCAGATCCTCAAAGATATCACAGTGGAGGACATGTGAGTGTTACTTTCCATCCATGAAAGTTGATTGAACAAAACCAATTGGGTAACCTGTTGCAGCCCAATGTTGTAACTTGTTGAATTCTCTGACCGACTGTCTGCTTTGTTCCATCTTCTGCAGGAATGAGATGGAGCGTCACTTCCTGGAGCTACTCCAGTTCAACATCAACGTCCCAGCCAGCGTCTACGCCAAGTATTACTTTGACCTGCGCTCACTGGCTGACGACAACAACCTCAATTTCCCTCTGGAGCCGCTGAGCAACAAACGGGCCCAGAAACTGGAGGTTAGTATGTCTAAGGCTGCATTCACACTGTAGGTGTAAGTGTCcaaatttatttgttttatagtCACTGAACTGATGTTTTCTGtcagtaagtacagtaaatgtcagCTGGAAAATCTGTGTTATGCCTTGGCATCTCTccttattttgttatttaggtAGTAACAGTTTTGTATATATGATTTTGTCTGTAGGCCATCTCCAGGCTGTGCGAGGACCAGTACAAGGACCTGAGTAAAGCTGCTGTGAAGAGGTCTGTCAGTGTAGACAACCTGGTTGGCGTCAAGACCTCGCAGGCTGTGCTGTCTTAAGTCTGCGACAGCCATCTTTGATCTGGCGAGGAGGTGGAGCAATGGAGCTTAGTGTGAAGCTACAGGATGTGATGCTACATTCAATAAGTCAGACAGCATTTGCCAAGAGACATTTCCAAAGTAGATTACAGTTAAAATCAGTAACTGAAAAGTTCCATTTGGGGAGGAACAAAAGACCAGAAGTTTACCATACAATATTGCTAAAACATAATGAATCCAGTCTGTATGTGTTCATTACAAAGAACTTAAGCTGTCTGCCTTTTTAAAGCATGGTCATTTGGTGAAATATTTTGCAGattgtcacatttttttcaaatggtgGATGTGTAACTTCGGAAGAAATCAGCATGAAAATGCTTCCTGAAGTCACACAAATTGAAGacctcatttttttttatttttacatcacCCGATCTTTTGGGGAGTCATTTCTCTGGCTTTGGCCCTCTTCTCTCCACCAGCCGTGTCCCCTTTCCTTTATTCACATGACAGACTGTCTTGAACTACCCTGTGGTGTAGTTCTGCACATGGACAAAGAGTAGACTTTGTTTTGCTTACTATGTAGGCCCCTATAGCTGTGAAATGTACGAGActttatttaattcaaataaatttCAGTCACTGTTTAAAGTTGAGGCTGCTTAGGTGGGAAAATGTGTCGTGGTGGTTTTTGTTTTGCGGGAGCTGTGAGGTCTTTTTGATAAATGAAGGTGTTTAAAAAAGGAGTGAAAAAACAACCATGATGGCCGCAACAATGAATTGTGGTTTTACTATGATATAAGACTGCATCTGTgaaatccattttttttttgtttgaagagTCACCTTGTTTGTTTCAAACAAATAATTCATATACAGTGCAATGTGATACAGAGATTTCTCTATAAAAGTGGTCAACATCCCATATTTAGCTGAATTTCACATTACTGTGTATCACTGGTGACTTTTTATATCAAGTAAGAGTTGTGTTTTTAGTAAATTAATGACTTATTGAGTCACCAGAACATGCCAATATTATCTCTTCCAGCAAAATGATTATATGTGCAACTCTCAAATACCATCAGTCCATCAGTATAAACAGTCAGTGTTTATAAGTTTAGTTCATTAGTGAGGTTGTACTCATCAGGCTAGGAAGAGCACCAGAGATGAGAGGAGTTCGATCCCATTAAGAGGAGATTCAGAAGTGCGTTAGTGGTTATTTAATGCACTGTGTTGAATATTTTACGATTTATTCAGCCCGTATTTTGATGCGAAACCACAGTGTCGGCATcataaacactttaaaaattAGGGATGCACCAATCTGACATTTTCTCTACCGGTACTGATGCCAGTACCTCACTTCAGGGTTTCT includes these proteins:
- the LOC122871864 gene encoding cyclin-Y-like protein 1, producing the protein MGGSVSCCISPGESPKIHRREVELEECPITTTEDVSEDTGTYLQHISDRELPDELANPSDHPRASTLFLNKSQTDVREKRKSNYMNHQMSPGLLTKKYSSCSTIFIDDSTVSQPNLKSTIKCVALAIYYHIKNRDSNRSLDIFDEKKHPLTREKVPDDYSVVDPEHKLIYRFIRTLFSSAQLTAECAIVTLVYLERLLTYAEMDICPCNWKRIVLGAILLASKVWDDQAVWNVDYCQILKDITVEDMNEMERHFLELLQFNINVPASVYAKYYFDLRSLADDNNLNFPLEPLSNKRAQKLEAISRLCEDQYKDLSKAAVKRSVSVDNLVGVKTSQAVLS